From Mus musculus strain C57BL/6J chromosome 8, GRCm38.p6 C57BL/6J, a single genomic window includes:
- the Il34 gene encoding interleukin-34 isoform X4, producing MPWGLAWLYCLGILLDVALGNENLEIWTLTQDKECDLTGYLRGKLQYKNRLQYMKHYFPINYRIAVPYEGVLRVANITRLKAHVSERELRYLWVLVSLNATESVMDVLLEGHPSWKYLQEVQTLLENVQRSLMDVEIGPHVEAVLSLLSTPGLSLKLVRPKALLDNCFRVMELLYCSCCKQSPILKWQDCELPRLHPHSPGSLMQCTATNVYPLSRQTPTSLPGSPSSSHGSLP from the exons atgccctgggGACTCGCCTGGCTATACT GTCTTGGGATCCTACTTGACGTGGCTTTGGGAAACGAGAATTTGGAGATATGGACTCTGACCCAAGATAAGGAGTGTGACCTTACAGGCTACCTTCGGGGCAAGCTGCAGTACAAGAACCGGCTTCAGTACATG AAACATTACTTCCCCATCAACTACAGGATTGCTGTGCCTTATGAGGGGGTACTCAGAGTGGCCAACATCACAAGGCTG AAGGCTCACGTGAGTGAGCGAGAGCTTCGGTACCTGTGGGTCTTGGTGAGTCTCAATGCCACTGAGTCTGTGATGGATGTACTTCTCGAGGGCCACCCGTCCTGGAAGTATCTACAGGAGGTTCAGACATTGCTGGAGAACGTACAGCGGAGCCTCATG GATGTGGAGATTGGCCCTCACGTGGAAGCTGTGTTATCTCTTCTGAGTACTCCAGGCCTAAGCCTGAAGCTGGTGCGGCCCAAAGCCTTGCTGGACAACTGCTTCCGGGTCATGGAACTGCTGTACTGTTCTTGCT GTAAACAAAGCCCCATCTTAAAATGGCAGGACTGCGAGCTGCCCAGGCTCCATCCCCACAGTCCGGGGTCCTTGATGCAATGTACAGCTACAAATGTGTACCCTTTGTCTCGGCAGACCCCCACCTCCCTGCCCGGATCCCCAAGCTCAAGCCATGGCTCGTTGCCCTGA
- the Il34 gene encoding interleukin-34 isoform X3 has protein sequence MPWGLAWLYCLGILLDVALGNENLEIWTLTQDKECDLTGYLRGKLQYKNRLQYMKHYFPINYRIAVPYEGVLRVANITRLQKAHVSERELRYLWVLVSLNATESVMDVLLEGHPSWKYLQEVQTLLENVQRSLMDVEIGPHVEAVLSLLSTPGLSLKLVRPKALLDNCFRVMELLYCSCCKQSPILKWQDCELPRLHPHSPGSLMQCTATNVYPLSRQTPTSLPGSPSSSHGSLP, from the exons atgccctgggGACTCGCCTGGCTATACT GTCTTGGGATCCTACTTGACGTGGCTTTGGGAAACGAGAATTTGGAGATATGGACTCTGACCCAAGATAAGGAGTGTGACCTTACAGGCTACCTTCGGGGCAAGCTGCAGTACAAGAACCGGCTTCAGTACATG AAACATTACTTCCCCATCAACTACAGGATTGCTGTGCCTTATGAGGGGGTACTCAGAGTGGCCAACATCACAAGGCTG CAGAAGGCTCACGTGAGTGAGCGAGAGCTTCGGTACCTGTGGGTCTTGGTGAGTCTCAATGCCACTGAGTCTGTGATGGATGTACTTCTCGAGGGCCACCCGTCCTGGAAGTATCTACAGGAGGTTCAGACATTGCTGGAGAACGTACAGCGGAGCCTCATG GATGTGGAGATTGGCCCTCACGTGGAAGCTGTGTTATCTCTTCTGAGTACTCCAGGCCTAAGCCTGAAGCTGGTGCGGCCCAAAGCCTTGCTGGACAACTGCTTCCGGGTCATGGAACTGCTGTACTGTTCTTGCT GTAAACAAAGCCCCATCTTAAAATGGCAGGACTGCGAGCTGCCCAGGCTCCATCCCCACAGTCCGGGGTCCTTGATGCAATGTACAGCTACAAATGTGTACCCTTTGTCTCGGCAGACCCCCACCTCCCTGCCCGGATCCCCAAGCTCAAGCCATGGCTCGTTGCCCTGA
- the Il34 gene encoding interleukin-34 isoform X5: MPWGLAWLYCLGILLDVALGNENLEIWTLTQDKECDLTGYLRGKLQYKNRLQYMKHYFPINYRIAVPYEGVLRVANITRLQKAHVSERELRYLWVLVSLNATESVMDVLLEGHPSWKYLQEVQTLLENVQRSLMDVEIGPHVEAVLSLLSTPGLSLKLVRPKALLDNCFRVMELLYCSCYPHLPARIPKLKPWLVALSNLCIDPGSGHWMHFRNWPGSETFLDGG, encoded by the exons atgccctgggGACTCGCCTGGCTATACT GTCTTGGGATCCTACTTGACGTGGCTTTGGGAAACGAGAATTTGGAGATATGGACTCTGACCCAAGATAAGGAGTGTGACCTTACAGGCTACCTTCGGGGCAAGCTGCAGTACAAGAACCGGCTTCAGTACATG AAACATTACTTCCCCATCAACTACAGGATTGCTGTGCCTTATGAGGGGGTACTCAGAGTGGCCAACATCACAAGGCTG CAGAAGGCTCACGTGAGTGAGCGAGAGCTTCGGTACCTGTGGGTCTTGGTGAGTCTCAATGCCACTGAGTCTGTGATGGATGTACTTCTCGAGGGCCACCCGTCCTGGAAGTATCTACAGGAGGTTCAGACATTGCTGGAGAACGTACAGCGGAGCCTCATG GATGTGGAGATTGGCCCTCACGTGGAAGCTGTGTTATCTCTTCTGAGTACTCCAGGCCTAAGCCTGAAGCTGGTGCGGCCCAAAGCCTTGCTGGACAACTGCTTCCGGGTCATGGAACTGCTGTACTGTTCTTGCT ACCCCCACCTCCCTGCCCGGATCCCCAAGCTCAAGCCATGGCTCGTTGCCCTGAGCAATCTATGTATTGACCCTGGGTCGGGCCACTGGATGCATTTCAGAAACTGGCCTGGATCTGAGACCTTCCTGGATGGTGGGTAG
- the Il34 gene encoding interleukin-34 isoform X2, translating into MPWGLAWLYCLGILLDVALGNENLEIWTLTQDKECDLTGYLRGKLQYKNRLQYMKHYFPINYRIAVPYEGVLRVANITRLKAHVSERELRYLWVLVSLNATESVMDVLLEGHPSWKYLQEVQTLLENVQRSLMAVGVHLPGHVLVTLLSQLPGLPSPWARSFDTSWELLMMKGCGDWPSRGSCVISSEYSRPKPEAGAAQSLAGQLLPGHGTAVLFLLPPPPCPDPQAQAMARCPEQSMY; encoded by the exons atgccctgggGACTCGCCTGGCTATACT GTCTTGGGATCCTACTTGACGTGGCTTTGGGAAACGAGAATTTGGAGATATGGACTCTGACCCAAGATAAGGAGTGTGACCTTACAGGCTACCTTCGGGGCAAGCTGCAGTACAAGAACCGGCTTCAGTACATG AAACATTACTTCCCCATCAACTACAGGATTGCTGTGCCTTATGAGGGGGTACTCAGAGTGGCCAACATCACAAGGCTG AAGGCTCACGTGAGTGAGCGAGAGCTTCGGTACCTGTGGGTCTTGGTGAGTCTCAATGCCACTGAGTCTGTGATGGATGTACTTCTCGAGGGCCACCCGTCCTGGAAGTATCTACAGGAGGTTCAGACATTGCTGGAGAACGTACAGCGGAGCCTCATG GCCGTTGGTGTACACCTGCCGGGACACGTACTTGTGACCCTGCTCAGCCAGCTGCCTGGCCTCCCCAGCCCATGGGCCAGATCATTTGACACCAGCTGGGAGCTTCTGATGATGAAAG GATGTGGAGATTGGCCCTCACGTGGAAGCTGTGTTATCTCTTCTGAGTACTCCAGGCCTAAGCCTGAAGCTGGTGCGGCCCAAAGCCTTGCTGGACAACTGCTTCCGGGTCATGGAACTGCTGTACTGTTCTTGCT ACCCCCACCTCCCTGCCCGGATCCCCAAGCTCAAGCCATGGCTCGTTGCCCTGAGCAATCTATGTATTGA
- the Il34 gene encoding interleukin-34 isoform X6, which translates to MPWGLAWLYCLGILLDVALGNENLEIWTLTQDKECDLTGYLRGKLQYKNRLQYMKHYFPINYRIAVPYEGVLRVANITRLKAHVSERELRYLWVLVSLNATESVMDVLLEGHPSWKYLQEVQTLLENVQRSLMAVGVHLPGHVLVTLLSQLPGLPSPWARSFDTSWELLMMKGCGDWPSRGSCVISSEYSRPKPEAGAAQSLAGQLLPGHGTAVLFLL; encoded by the exons atgccctgggGACTCGCCTGGCTATACT GTCTTGGGATCCTACTTGACGTGGCTTTGGGAAACGAGAATTTGGAGATATGGACTCTGACCCAAGATAAGGAGTGTGACCTTACAGGCTACCTTCGGGGCAAGCTGCAGTACAAGAACCGGCTTCAGTACATG AAACATTACTTCCCCATCAACTACAGGATTGCTGTGCCTTATGAGGGGGTACTCAGAGTGGCCAACATCACAAGGCTG AAGGCTCACGTGAGTGAGCGAGAGCTTCGGTACCTGTGGGTCTTGGTGAGTCTCAATGCCACTGAGTCTGTGATGGATGTACTTCTCGAGGGCCACCCGTCCTGGAAGTATCTACAGGAGGTTCAGACATTGCTGGAGAACGTACAGCGGAGCCTCATG GCCGTTGGTGTACACCTGCCGGGACACGTACTTGTGACCCTGCTCAGCCAGCTGCCTGGCCTCCCCAGCCCATGGGCCAGATCATTTGACACCAGCTGGGAGCTTCTGATGATGAAAG GATGTGGAGATTGGCCCTCACGTGGAAGCTGTGTTATCTCTTCTGAGTACTCCAGGCCTAAGCCTGAAGCTGGTGCGGCCCAAAGCCTTGCTGGACAACTGCTTCCGGGTCATGGAACTGCTGTACTGTTCTTGCT GTAA
- the Il34 gene encoding interleukin-34 isoform X1 — MPWGLAWLYCLGILLDVALGNENLEIWTLTQDKECDLTGYLRGKLQYKNRLQYMKHYFPINYRIAVPYEGVLRVANITRLQKAHVSERELRYLWVLVSLNATESVMDVLLEGHPSWKYLQEVQTLLENVQRSLMAVGVHLPGHVLVTLLSQLPGLPSPWARSFDTSWELLMMKGCGDWPSRGSCVISSEYSRPKPEAGAAQSLAGQLLPGHGTAVLFLLPPPPCPDPQAQAMARCPEQSMY; from the exons atgccctgggGACTCGCCTGGCTATACT GTCTTGGGATCCTACTTGACGTGGCTTTGGGAAACGAGAATTTGGAGATATGGACTCTGACCCAAGATAAGGAGTGTGACCTTACAGGCTACCTTCGGGGCAAGCTGCAGTACAAGAACCGGCTTCAGTACATG AAACATTACTTCCCCATCAACTACAGGATTGCTGTGCCTTATGAGGGGGTACTCAGAGTGGCCAACATCACAAGGCTG CAGAAGGCTCACGTGAGTGAGCGAGAGCTTCGGTACCTGTGGGTCTTGGTGAGTCTCAATGCCACTGAGTCTGTGATGGATGTACTTCTCGAGGGCCACCCGTCCTGGAAGTATCTACAGGAGGTTCAGACATTGCTGGAGAACGTACAGCGGAGCCTCATG GCCGTTGGTGTACACCTGCCGGGACACGTACTTGTGACCCTGCTCAGCCAGCTGCCTGGCCTCCCCAGCCCATGGGCCAGATCATTTGACACCAGCTGGGAGCTTCTGATGATGAAAG GATGTGGAGATTGGCCCTCACGTGGAAGCTGTGTTATCTCTTCTGAGTACTCCAGGCCTAAGCCTGAAGCTGGTGCGGCCCAAAGCCTTGCTGGACAACTGCTTCCGGGTCATGGAACTGCTGTACTGTTCTTGCT ACCCCCACCTCCCTGCCCGGATCCCCAAGCTCAAGCCATGGCTCGTTGCCCTGAGCAATCTATGTATTGA
- the Il34 gene encoding interleukin-34 isoform 2 precursor (isoform 2 precursor is encoded by transcript variant 2) has translation MPWGLAWLYCLGILLDVALGNENLEIWTLTQDKECDLTGYLRGKLQYKNRLQYMKHYFPINYRIAVPYEGVLRVANITRLQKAHVSERELRYLWVLVSLNATESVMDVLLEGHPSWKYLQEVQTLLENVQRSLMAVGVHLPGHVLVTLLSQLPGLPSPWARSFDTSWELLMMKGCGDWPSRGSCVISSEYSRPKPEAGAAQSLAGQLLPGHGTAVLFLL, from the exons atgccctgggGACTCGCCTGGCTATACT GTCTTGGGATCCTACTTGACGTGGCTTTGGGAAACGAGAATTTGGAGATATGGACTCTGACCCAAGATAAGGAGTGTGACCTTACAGGCTACCTTCGGGGCAAGCTGCAGTACAAGAACCGGCTTCAGTACATG AAACATTACTTCCCCATCAACTACAGGATTGCTGTGCCTTATGAGGGGGTACTCAGAGTGGCCAACATCACAAGGCTG CAGAAGGCTCACGTGAGTGAGCGAGAGCTTCGGTACCTGTGGGTCTTGGTGAGTCTCAATGCCACTGAGTCTGTGATGGATGTACTTCTCGAGGGCCACCCGTCCTGGAAGTATCTACAGGAGGTTCAGACATTGCTGGAGAACGTACAGCGGAGCCTCATG GCCGTTGGTGTACACCTGCCGGGACACGTACTTGTGACCCTGCTCAGCCAGCTGCCTGGCCTCCCCAGCCCATGGGCCAGATCATTTGACACCAGCTGGGAGCTTCTGATGATGAAAG GATGTGGAGATTGGCCCTCACGTGGAAGCTGTGTTATCTCTTCTGAGTACTCCAGGCCTAAGCCTGAAGCTGGTGCGGCCCAAAGCCTTGCTGGACAACTGCTTCCGGGTCATGGAACTGCTGTACTGTTCTTGCT GTAA